A genomic segment from Chiroxiphia lanceolata isolate bChiLan1 chromosome 27, bChiLan1.pri, whole genome shotgun sequence encodes:
- the TPM4 gene encoding tropomyosin alpha-4 chain isoform X4, which produces MAAPSSLEAVKRKIQCLQQQADEAEDRAQVLQRELDLERDLREKAEGEVAALNRRIQLVEEELDRAQERLATALQKLEEAEKAADESERGMKVIENRAMKDEEKMEIQEMQLKEAKHIAEEADRKYEEVARKLVILEGELERAEERAEVSEVKCSDLEEELKNVTNNLKSLEAQSEKYSEKEDKYEEEIKILSDKLKEAETRAEFAERTVAKLEKSIDDLEDELYAQKLKYKAISEELDHALNDMTSL; this is translated from the exons ATGGCCGCGCCGAGCTCCCTGGAAGCCGTCAAGAGGAAGATCCAGTGCCTGCAGCAACAGGCGGATGAGGCGGAGGATCGCGCCCAGGTCCTCCAGCGGGAGCTGGACCTGGAACGGGACCTGCGGGAGAAA GCTGAAGGGGAGGTGGCAGCTCTGAACAGACGCATCCAGCTCGTGGAAGAGGAGTTGGATCGTGCCCAGGAACGACtggccacagccctgcagaaactggaggaggctgagaaagcagcagatgAGAGCGAGAG GGGAATGAAGGTGATCGAGAACAGAGCaatgaaagatgaagagaaaatggagaTTCAGGAAATGCAGCTGAAGGAGGCCAAGCACATTGCCGAGGAAGCCGATCGCAAATACGAGGAG GTTGCCCGTAAACTGGTTATTTTGGAGGGTGAACTGGAACGAGCTGAGGAGCGTGCAGAGGTGTCTGAAGT TAAATGTAGTGACCTCGAAGAGGAGTTAAAGAACGTCACAAACAACCTGAAGTCTTTGGAAGCTCAGTCTGAAAAG TACTcggaaaaagaagataaatacGAAGAAGAAATCAAGATTCTCTCTGACAAGCTGAAAGAA GCTGAAACTCGTGCTGAATTTGCAGAGAGAACCGTTGCCAAACTGGAAAAGTCTATTGATGACCTGGAAG ACGAGCTCTACGCTCAGAAGCTGAAGTACAAAGCCATCAGTGAGGAGCTTGACCATGCCCTCAATGACATGACCTCTTTGTGA
- the TPM4 gene encoding tropomyosin alpha-4 chain isoform X3, producing MAAPSSLEAVKRKIQCLQQQADEAEDRAQVLQRELDLERDLREKAEGEVAALNRRIQLVEEELDRAQERLATALQKLEEAEKAADESERGMKVIENRAMKDEEKMEIQEMQLKEAKHIAEEADRKYEEVARKLVILEGELERAEERAEVSEVKCSDLEEELKNVTNNLKSLEAQSEKYSEKEDKYEEEIKILSDKLKEAETRAEFAERTVAKLEKSIDDLEEKLAQAKEENLGLHQTLDQTLNELNCI from the exons ATGGCCGCGCCGAGCTCCCTGGAAGCCGTCAAGAGGAAGATCCAGTGCCTGCAGCAACAGGCGGATGAGGCGGAGGATCGCGCCCAGGTCCTCCAGCGGGAGCTGGACCTGGAACGGGACCTGCGGGAGAAA GCTGAAGGGGAGGTGGCAGCTCTGAACAGACGCATCCAGCTCGTGGAAGAGGAGTTGGATCGTGCCCAGGAACGACtggccacagccctgcagaaactggaggaggctgagaaagcagcagatgAGAGCGAGAG GGGAATGAAGGTGATCGAGAACAGAGCaatgaaagatgaagagaaaatggagaTTCAGGAAATGCAGCTGAAGGAGGCCAAGCACATTGCCGAGGAAGCCGATCGCAAATACGAGGAG GTTGCCCGTAAACTGGTTATTTTGGAGGGTGAACTGGAACGAGCTGAGGAGCGTGCAGAGGTGTCTGAAGT TAAATGTAGTGACCTCGAAGAGGAGTTAAAGAACGTCACAAACAACCTGAAGTCTTTGGAAGCTCAGTCTGAAAAG TACTcggaaaaagaagataaatacGAAGAAGAAATCAAGATTCTCTCTGACAAGCTGAAAGAA GCTGAAACTCGTGCTGAATTTGCAGAGAGAACCGTTGCCAAACTGGAAAAGTCTATTGATGACCTGGAAG AAAAACTTGCCCAAGCCAAAGAGGAGAACCTGGGCTTGCACCAGACACTGGACCAGACGCTAAACGAACTGAACTGTATATGA
- the TPM4 gene encoding tropomyosin alpha-4 chain isoform X2: MEAIKKKMQMLKLDKENAIDRAEQAETDKKAAEDKCKQVEDELVALQKKLKGTEDELDKYSEALKDAQEKLEQAEKKATDAEGEVAALNRRIQLVEEELDRAQERLATALQKLEEAEKAADESERGMKVIENRAMKDEEKMEIQEMQLKEAKHIAEEADRKYEEVARKLVILEGELERAEERAEVSEVKCSDLEEELKNVTNNLKSLEAQSEKYSEKEDKYEEEIKILSDKLKEAETRAEFAERTVAKLEKSIDDLEDELYAQKLKYKAISEELDHALNDMTSL; the protein is encoded by the exons ATGGAAGCTATCAAGAAAAAGATGCAGATGCTGAAGTTGGACAAGGAGAATGCCAttgacagagcagagcaggctgagaCGGATAAAAAGGCAGCTGAGGACAAATGCAAGCAG GTAGAGGATGAGCTGGTAGCTCTGCAAAAGAAGTTGAAAGGAACTGAAGATGAGCTGGACAAGTACTCGGAGGCTCTCAAAGATGCCCAGGAGAAACTGGAGCAGGCTGAGAAGAAGGCCACTGAT GCTGAAGGGGAGGTGGCAGCTCTGAACAGACGCATCCAGCTCGTGGAAGAGGAGTTGGATCGTGCCCAGGAACGACtggccacagccctgcagaaactggaggaggctgagaaagcagcagatgAGAGCGAGAG GGGAATGAAGGTGATCGAGAACAGAGCaatgaaagatgaagagaaaatggagaTTCAGGAAATGCAGCTGAAGGAGGCCAAGCACATTGCCGAGGAAGCCGATCGCAAATACGAGGAG GTTGCCCGTAAACTGGTTATTTTGGAGGGTGAACTGGAACGAGCTGAGGAGCGTGCAGAGGTGTCTGAAGT TAAATGTAGTGACCTCGAAGAGGAGTTAAAGAACGTCACAAACAACCTGAAGTCTTTGGAAGCTCAGTCTGAAAAG TACTcggaaaaagaagataaatacGAAGAAGAAATCAAGATTCTCTCTGACAAGCTGAAAGAA GCTGAAACTCGTGCTGAATTTGCAGAGAGAACCGTTGCCAAACTGGAAAAGTCTATTGATGACCTGGAAG ACGAGCTCTACGCTCAGAAGCTGAAGTACAAAGCCATCAGTGAGGAGCTTGACCATGCCCTCAATGACATGACCTCTTTGTGA
- the TPM4 gene encoding tropomyosin alpha-4 chain isoform X1, with translation MEAIKKKMQMLKLDKENAIDRAEQAETDKKAAEDKCKQVEDELVALQKKLKGTEDELDKYSEALKDAQEKLEQAEKKATDAEGEVAALNRRIQLVEEELDRAQERLATALQKLEEAEKAADESERGMKVIENRAMKDEEKMEIQEMQLKEAKHIAEEADRKYEEVARKLVILEGELERAEERAEVSEVKCSDLEEELKNVTNNLKSLEAQSEKYSEKEDKYEEEIKILSDKLKEAETRAEFAERTVAKLEKSIDDLEEKLAQAKEENLGLHQTLDQTLNELNCI, from the exons ATGGAAGCTATCAAGAAAAAGATGCAGATGCTGAAGTTGGACAAGGAGAATGCCAttgacagagcagagcaggctgagaCGGATAAAAAGGCAGCTGAGGACAAATGCAAGCAG GTAGAGGATGAGCTGGTAGCTCTGCAAAAGAAGTTGAAAGGAACTGAAGATGAGCTGGACAAGTACTCGGAGGCTCTCAAAGATGCCCAGGAGAAACTGGAGCAGGCTGAGAAGAAGGCCACTGAT GCTGAAGGGGAGGTGGCAGCTCTGAACAGACGCATCCAGCTCGTGGAAGAGGAGTTGGATCGTGCCCAGGAACGACtggccacagccctgcagaaactggaggaggctgagaaagcagcagatgAGAGCGAGAG GGGAATGAAGGTGATCGAGAACAGAGCaatgaaagatgaagagaaaatggagaTTCAGGAAATGCAGCTGAAGGAGGCCAAGCACATTGCCGAGGAAGCCGATCGCAAATACGAGGAG GTTGCCCGTAAACTGGTTATTTTGGAGGGTGAACTGGAACGAGCTGAGGAGCGTGCAGAGGTGTCTGAAGT TAAATGTAGTGACCTCGAAGAGGAGTTAAAGAACGTCACAAACAACCTGAAGTCTTTGGAAGCTCAGTCTGAAAAG TACTcggaaaaagaagataaatacGAAGAAGAAATCAAGATTCTCTCTGACAAGCTGAAAGAA GCTGAAACTCGTGCTGAATTTGCAGAGAGAACCGTTGCCAAACTGGAAAAGTCTATTGATGACCTGGAAG AAAAACTTGCCCAAGCCAAAGAGGAGAACCTGGGCTTGCACCAGACACTGGACCAGACGCTAAACGAACTGAACTGTATATGA